The Desertibacillus haloalkaliphilus DNA segment GGGTAACCTTTATAGTCAAGAAAAACCGCAAAACGAATCACTGTCGCCTCCCCTACCCCGACGGTTTTCGCGAGCTTAGAAGCCGTTAAAAATGGAGCTGTTTCAGGGTAGGTAATTAAATAATTAGCAATCTTTTTTTGTGATTTACTCATTTTATCTTGAAGATCAATAATTCGGCGATAAACGTCACTTTCAATCATCATGATCTCATCCTTTAAAACCGAGTCCCTCCAAACAACTTCGTTAACACCTTATCATAAGCTTTCACTGTCTTCTCGACTTCCTTCATTGTATGAGCCGTAGATAAGCTGTATCGATTCAATGGTTTTGTATATATCCCTTCATTTAATAAATGAAGATCAATTTCCTTTCTTGTTGACAAGTCGGTTTGTTGGAGATCTCGATAGTTTAATATTTTCTCTTTATTTGTTAATACTACACTAAATATCGATCCCATGCCAACCGCTTTCATTGGAATTCCTCTTGAGTTAAAGAGCTCCTCTAATCTTGACTTTAACTGATTTGTCATTTCAAATACGTGATCAATTTCCTTTTCAAGGACTTCAATGGTTGCAAGCCCTGCAGCTAAAATAGTCGGATGGCCATTATACGTGCCACTATGGAAGAGGACATCTTTCGCTGACGATGTTTTGCTCTGACTGCTATCAAACACATCGGAGGACGAGGTCGGTGAACTGACCATCATGATCTCTTCTGTTCCACCAACGATTCCAATCGGGTATCCACCGCCAACAACCTTCCCTAGTGTCGTCAAGTCTGGTGTAATCCCATATATTGATTGCGCGCCACCAAGCCCTAAGCGAAAGCCTGTTTTTACTTCATCAAAGATGAGGACAATTCCTAGCTCCTCTGTTAGCTTTCGCAGTCCATCCATAAACGACTGTTCAGCTGGAATAAAGCCACCTTGAACAGGTTCAATCATGACAGCCCCAATCTCATCTTTATGCTTCGATAGGATCGTTTTACAAGCGTCAAGGTTATTAAATGGTAAGATAATTGTATGCTCTTCGTGATACGCATCTACCCCACTAGATTCAACGACAGGAGCGGGGTGGTTTTCGTCTCCAGCCTCTTGTAGCGATGGACTAACACTTAATAACACTTGATCGTAGCCGCCATGATAATGGCCTTCAAACTTAGCAATTTTGTTTTTACCTGTATAAGCAGCAGCTAAGCGAAGTGCGAGTAATGTGGCTTCCGTACCTGAATTCGTATAGCGAAGTAAATCAATACTTGGATAATGTTCTTTTATTTTTTTTCCCATTTTATATTCAAGCTCATGTGGTGTTCCAAATAAACATGTGCCGTTGTCCTGAAACTGTTTGATCACGGCATCCTGAATCGCCTTGTGACCATGCCCTAACATCAATGCACCATATGATAGTAAATAATCAATATAGTCGTTCCCATCAACATCAGTCACATAAGCACCTTTTGCCTTTTTCATCACAAGCGGATATGGCGCAAATGATTTAATATTGGCCGTCACACCACCTGGCATAACCTCTTTTGCTTTCTCCATAAATGCATAGGAGCCTTCTGTCTTTTCAATAAACTCAAGCATTGGGTGATCGATCTTTTTGATCGCCATTAGTTATTCCCTCACTTTTAAGAAAGTTTTCTTTCTTTGTTATTATCATATGAATGATTTATTCCATAGTATACTACTTTTTCACAAATTTGAAGTATAAAATTCAAATTTAAATAAAAACGAATGTAAAATTTCATACATTCACCTATTCATTCATTATGAAATGAAGTACAGATTTCATTTCATAACTAAAACGATAAGTCAAGATTCATAATGATGTGAAACCTAGTCAATTATGAAGGTTACACTTCATTTTTTTACATTATTAGAATTTTTCTTTCTTTTTTGACGTTTTATCACCTTAGTTGTTATAATCATTTTGGTACAAGATAGAAGAATTAAAAGGGGAAGGTGATCGAACATGGCACAACCTAAGTACATTATGAATTTGGATAAGGTAGATCAAATTCCAGAGCAGGAAAAAGAAAAGTTAAAACAAATTACTGACAAATTTGTCTTTCGTGTAAATGAGTATTATTTGAGTTTAATTGATTGGGAAAATCCGAACGATCCTATACGAAAACTTGTTATACCAAATGAAGGGGAATTAGATGAGTATGGGCGCTGGGATGCTTCCGATGAAGACACAAACTATGCCGTACCAGGCTGCCAGCATAAATATAAAACAACAGCTCTTCTTATCTGTTCTGAAGTATGTGGGGCTTATTGCCGTTACTGCTTTAGAAAGCGTTTATTTAGAAATGACGTAAAAGAAGCAATGTCAGATGTTGATCCAGGACTTGACTATATTGCTAGAACACCTGAAATTAATAACGTTCTACTTACGGGTGGCGATCCACTCATTCTAGCAACGAAAAAGCTACGATACATTATTGAGCGATTACGTGCGATTGACCATGTTAAAATTAT contains these protein-coding regions:
- a CDS encoding aspartate aminotransferase family protein, with protein sequence MAIKKIDHPMLEFIEKTEGSYAFMEKAKEVMPGGVTANIKSFAPYPLVMKKAKGAYVTDVDGNDYIDYLLSYGALMLGHGHKAIQDAVIKQFQDNGTCLFGTPHELEYKMGKKIKEHYPSIDLLRYTNSGTEATLLALRLAAAYTGKNKIAKFEGHYHGGYDQVLLSVSPSLQEAGDENHPAPVVESSGVDAYHEEHTIILPFNNLDACKTILSKHKDEIGAVMIEPVQGGFIPAEQSFMDGLRKLTEELGIVLIFDEVKTGFRLGLGGAQSIYGITPDLTTLGKVVGGGYPIGIVGGTEEIMMVSSPTSSSDVFDSSQSKTSSAKDVLFHSGTYNGHPTILAAGLATIEVLEKEIDHVFEMTNQLKSRLEELFNSRGIPMKAVGMGSIFSVVLTNKEKILNYRDLQQTDLSTRKEIDLHLLNEGIYTKPLNRYSLSTAHTMKEVEKTVKAYDKVLTKLFGGTRF